The Acidimicrobiales bacterium genome segment GGACAGCTTCCCGTGCCGCCGGGCCTTCTCCAGGGAGCCCTCGATGCGGACGCGGCCCGCCGCGACCGACTCGTCGTCGATCTCGCGCACGACGACGTCCACACCGGCCTTGGCGCACACCTCGGCGATGCCCGAGCCCATGAGGCCGCACCCGACGACGCCGACGCGCTCCAAGGCCGGTCCCGGAGCGGCGTCGCTCATGCGCGCAGGGGCTCGACGGCGTTCGGGTCGAGCCCGTATCCGGCGATGGCGTCGGCGACCTCCTCCGGCTTGCCTTCCCGGATGTGGGCCAGCTCGGCGAGCACGGTGGTGACGATGTGGGCGGCGTCGGTCTCGAAGTGGCGGCGCAGGGCATCACGCGAGTCCGAGCGCCCGTAGCCGTCGGTGCCGAGGGACGTGAAGCTGCCCGGCACCCACCGGGCGATCTGGTCGGGAACGGCGTGCATGAAATCGGTCACGGCCACGCACGGCCCCTCGCTGTCCATCAGGGCGGCCGTGACGTACGGCACGCGCTCGACCTCGCCCGGGTGCAGGCGGTTCCAGCGGACGGCCGACAGGGCGTCCTCCCGGAGCTCCTTGTACGACGTGACGCTCCACAGCTCGGCCCCCACACCGTGGTCCTCGGCCAGCAGGCGCTGGGCCTCGCGGGCGGCGACGGAGGCGGTCCCGCTGAAGAGGATCGTGGCCCGCCGGTCGGGGCCCTCGGGGGCGGGAGCGAAGCGGTACAGGCCGCGCACGATCCCGTCCTCGACGCCCTCCGGCATGGCCGGCATCTCGTAGTTCTCGTTGTAGAGGGTGAGGTAGTAGAAGACGTCCTCCGGGTTCTCGCCGTACATGCGGGCCATGCCGCTGCGCACGATGGCCGCCACCTCGTAGGCGAAGGCGGGGTCGTAGGCGACGACGTTGGGGACGGTGGACGCCAGGACGAGGCTGTGGCCGTCCTGGTGCTGGAGGCCCTCACCGCTGAGCGTGGTGCGGCCCGCCGTGGCGCCCAGCAGGAAGCCGCGGCCGCGCAGGTCACCGAACGACCAGATCATGTCGCCCACCCGCTGGAACCCGAACATCGAATAGAAGATGTAGAAGGGCACCATGGGTTCGCCCCACGTGGCGTAGCTGCTGCCGGCAGCGGCGAACGACGCCATGGCGCCGGCCTCGGTGATCCCCTCCTCGAGGATCTGGCCGTCGGTGGCCTCGCGGTACGACAGCTGCATGGCCGAGTCGACCGGGTCGTAGCGCTGGCCGGCGTGGGCGTAGATCTTCACCTCGCCGAACAGGGGGTCGAGGCCGAAGGTGCGGGCCTCGTCGGGGACGATGGGGACGACCCGCTTCCCGATGGTCCGGTCGCGCAGGAGCGACCGCAGCAGCGTCGCGAACGCCATGGTCGTCGACACCGACCGCCCGGCGGAGCCGGCGAACAGGTCCTCGAACACCTTGGCCTCGGGCTGGTCCAGCGGGCCGGAGCGGACGACCCGCCGGGGAACGTGGCCGCCGAGCGCCTGCCGCCGCTCGTGCAGGTAGCACTCCTCGGGCGAGCCGGCGGGCAGGCGGACGTACGGGGGCGTGCCGCCTTCCAGCGCCTCGTCGGGGATGAGGTCGCGGAGGTTCAGGCGGTCTCGCAACTCGGCCAGCTCGTCCTTCGGGAGCTTCTTGATCTGGTGCGCGGCGTTGCGCGACTCGATCTTGGCACCCAGCCGCATGCCCTTGAGCGTCTTCGCCAGCACCACCGTGGGCGAACCCTCGTGCGCCACGGCCGCCGAGTAGGCGGCGTGCAGCTTGCGCCGGTCGTGACCGCCGCGGGGGAGGGTGAAGATGGGGTCGTCGTCGGCGACGCCCTCGACCAGCCGGGCGAGCCTCGGGTCGGACCCGAAGAAGTGCTCGCGCACGTAGGACGGGCCTTCGACGGCGTACTTCTGGAACTCGCCGTCGAGGGTGGCGTTGAGCTTGTCGACAAGGACGCCGTCGACATCGTTCCTGAGCAGCTCGTCCCAGCGCGAAGACCAGACCACCTTGAGGACGTTCCACCCGGCGCCCCGGAACACCGACTCCAGCTCCTGGACGATCTTGGCGTTGCCGCGCACCGGGCCGTCCAGTCGCTGGAGGTTGCAGTTCACCACGAAGATGAGGTTGTCGAGGCGCTCGCGAGCGGCGATCGACAGCGCACCCAGTGTCTCCGGCTCGTCGCACTCGCCGTCACCGATGAAGCACCACACGTGGGAACCGGCGGTGTCGACGATGCCGCGCTGGGCCAGGTAGCGGTTGAACCGCGCCTGGTAGATGGCGTTGATCGGACCGAGGCCCATCGACACCGTCGGGAACTCCCAGAACTCGGGCATGAGCCGGGGGTGGGGGTAGCTCGACAGGCCGCGGCCGCCCAGCTCGCGCCGGAAGCCGTCGACCTGTTCCTCCTCGAGGCGGCCCTCGAGGAACGCCCGCGCGTAGATGGCGGGTGTGGCGTG includes the following:
- the aceE gene encoding pyruvate dehydrogenase (acetyl-transferring), homodimeric type, producing MPDRDATLTEEWVDSLDAVIEAQGRGAARLLLARLMHSAAQRDVGLPAPVCTPYLNTIPPAEEPECPSDIALERRIEALVRWNAAIMVTRANARSDGIGGHLSTPASATCLYEMGFNHFFRGKDGSAGDQVYFQGHATPAIYARAFLEGRLEEEQVDGFRRELGGRGLSSYPHPRLMPEFWEFPTVSMGLGPINAIYQARFNRYLAQRGIVDTAGSHVWCFIGDGECDEPETLGALSIAARERLDNLIFVVNCNLQRLDGPVRGNAKIVQELESVFRGAGWNVLKVVWSSRWDELLRNDVDGVLVDKLNATLDGEFQKYAVEGPSYVREHFFGSDPRLARLVEGVADDDPIFTLPRGGHDRRKLHAAYSAAVAHEGSPTVVLAKTLKGMRLGAKIESRNAAHQIKKLPKDELAELRDRLNLRDLIPDEALEGGTPPYVRLPAGSPEECYLHERRQALGGHVPRRVVRSGPLDQPEAKVFEDLFAGSAGRSVSTTMAFATLLRSLLRDRTIGKRVVPIVPDEARTFGLDPLFGEVKIYAHAGQRYDPVDSAMQLSYREATDGQILEEGITEAGAMASFAAAGSSYATWGEPMVPFYIFYSMFGFQRVGDMIWSFGDLRGRGFLLGATAGRTTLSGEGLQHQDGHSLVLASTVPNVVAYDPAFAYEVAAIVRSGMARMYGENPEDVFYYLTLYNENYEMPAMPEGVEDGIVRGLYRFAPAPEGPDRRATILFSGTASVAAREAQRLLAEDHGVGAELWSVTSYKELREDALSAVRWNRLHPGEVERVPYVTAALMDSEGPCVAVTDFMHAVPDQIARWVPGSFTSLGTDGYGRSDSRDALRRHFETDAAHIVTTVLAELAHIREGKPEEVADAIAGYGLDPNAVEPLRA